In Monodelphis domestica isolate mMonDom1 chromosome 3, mMonDom1.pri, whole genome shotgun sequence, the following proteins share a genomic window:
- the LOC100618338 gene encoding cyclin-dependent kinase 12-like has protein sequence MDFPLPPELPIGDPSLLGSLKPKAATPPQEPYKKRPRICLPHYGEKRETEIDQRKNCVDKFDILGIIGWGTYGQVYKAQDKDTGELVALKKFLLDDKEEGFPITAIREIKILRQLNHQNVIHMREIVTDKQDAQDFKKDKGAIYLVLEYMDYDLKRLLQSGSAYLSEGHIKAFMKQLMEGLDYCHKKNFLHRDIKSSNILLNNRGQVKLADFGLARSYNSEESRPYTNKVITLHYRPPELLLGEEHYTPSIDIWSCGCILGELFTKKPIFQAYLEVDQLNLISQLCGSPCPAVWPDVIKLPYFNTMKPKKQYPRCLHKVFSFVPLAALDLLDHMLILDPNKRCTAEQALKSDFLRDVELSKMALPDLLHWQHG, from the coding sequence ATGGACTTCCCACTTCCTCCAGAACTCCCTATTGGTGATCCATCTCTCCTAGGTTCTCTGAAACCAAAGGCTGCCACCCCACCTCAGGAACCATATAAGAAAAGACCAAGAATCTGCTTACCACATtatggggaaaagagagaaacagaaattgatcagaggaaaaactgtgtggACAAGTTTGATATACTTGGAATTATTGGGTGGGGAACCTATGGACAAGTATATAAAGCTCAGGACAAAGACACAGGAGAACTAGTAGCCCTAAAGAAGTTTCTACTAGATGATAAAGAAGAAGGCTTCCCAATCACAGCCATTCGTGAGATCAAAATTCTTCGACAGCTGAATCACCAGAATGTTATTCATATGAGGGAAATTGTCACAGATAAACAAGATGCCCAGGATTTCAAGAAGGACAAAGGTGCCATTTACCTTGTGCTTGAATACATGGACTATGACTTAAAGAGGCTGCTACAATCTGGATCAGCCTATTTATCTGAGGGCCACATCAAGGCTTTCATGAAGCAACTAATGGAAGGATTGGATTATTGCCACAAAAAGAATTTCCTACATAGGGATATTAAGTCTTCCAACATTTTGCTGAACAACCGGGGACAGGTCAAGCTGGCAGATTTTGGACTTGCTCGATCCTATAACTCTGAAGAGAGTCGTccttacacaaataaagtcataacATTGCATTATCGACCACCAGAACTGCTCTTAGGAGAGGAGCACTACACACCATCCATAGACATTTGGAGTTGTGGTTGTATCCTAGGTGAACTGTTTACAAAGAAGCCCATTTTTCAAGCTTATCTGGAAGTGGATCAGCTCAATCTCATCAGTCAGCTCTGTGGCAGTCCCTGTCCAGCTGTGTGGCCTGATGTTATTAAGCTACCTTACTTCAACACAATGAAACCAAAGAAGCAATACCCTAGGTGTCTGCATAAGGTGTTCTCTTTTGTTCCTTTGGCTGCTCTAGACTTACTTGACCACATGCTGATACTGGATCCTAACAAGCGATGCACTGCTGAGCAGGCCCTGAAGAGTGACTTTCTTAGAGATGTTGAGCTCAGTAAAATGGCTCTTCCAGATCTCCTTCATTGGCAGCATGGCTAG